In Bacillus cytotoxicus NVH 391-98, the following are encoded in one genomic region:
- a CDS encoding MarR family winged helix-turn-helix transcriptional regulator → MSNDIREEISQSLKIFIALSRVQRSIMDTTNKYIQGNGLNPTEFAVLELLYHKGSQPLQQIGERILIASGSITYVVDKLEKKGLVKRTPCPNDRRVIYAELTEDGTMLIDSIFPNHERLIHQSFEMLTKEEKAELLTLLKKIGKYEK, encoded by the coding sequence ATGTCGAATGATATACGAGAAGAAATTTCGCAATCTTTAAAGATATTTATTGCGTTATCACGTGTGCAACGCTCAATTATGGATACAACAAATAAGTATATACAAGGTAATGGATTAAATCCAACTGAATTTGCTGTGCTAGAATTGTTATACCATAAAGGAAGTCAACCTCTTCAACAAATTGGAGAGCGTATATTAATTGCTAGTGGTAGTATTACATATGTTGTAGATAAGTTAGAAAAAAAGGGGCTTGTGAAGCGAACTCCTTGCCCGAATGACAGACGTGTTATATATGCGGAACTTACGGAAGACGGAACAATGCTAATTGATTCTATTTTTCCGAATCACGAAAGGCTTATACATCAATCTTTTGAAATGTTAACAAAAGAAGAAAAGGCAGAGTTGTTAACTTTATTGAAAAAGATTGGGAAATATGAAAAGTGA
- a CDS encoding M3 family oligoendopeptidase, translating to MSFKEYEYKRPDIEEFQTNFTAALERFEKAKTVEEQKEAIGFINRIRNDFGTMSTLCSIRHSIDTTDTFYKEEQDFFDEYEPVAQGYVTKYYKALLSSPFRAELEDYYGNQLFSLAECDVKTYSDEVVKDLQIENKLSSQYTQLLASAKIPFQGEERTLSQLIPFMQGNERDTRKQASEVYYGFLAEHEEALDRIYDELVKVRTKIAKALGFKNFVELGYARMYRTDYNAEMVASYRKQVLDYIVPVATELRNRQKTRIGVEKLAYYDENFEFATGNPTPKGDANWIINHGKTMYQELSKETDEFFHFMLDNDLLDLVAKKGKAGGGYCTYIENYKAPFIFSNFNGTSGDIDVLTHEAGHAFQVYESRKYEIPEYNWPTYEACEIHSMSMEFFTWPWMKLFFEEDTDKYYFSHLSSALLFLPYGVSVDEFQHYVYENPEASPAERKAAWRNIEKKYLPHRDYENNDYLERGGFWQRQGHIYNAPFYYIDYTLAQICALQFWKRARENRQEAWADYVNLCQQGGSQSFLQLVETANLTSPFAEGCVQGVIKDIHAWLHAVEDTKL from the coding sequence ATGTCATTTAAAGAGTATGAATATAAACGTCCGGATATAGAAGAGTTCCAAACAAACTTTACTGCAGCTTTAGAACGATTTGAAAAGGCAAAAACAGTAGAAGAACAAAAAGAAGCTATTGGGTTTATTAATCGGATTCGCAATGATTTTGGGACAATGAGCACTCTTTGTTCGATTCGTCACTCGATAGATACAACAGATACTTTCTATAAAGAAGAACAAGATTTTTTTGATGAATATGAGCCAGTGGCACAAGGGTATGTAACAAAGTATTATAAAGCATTGTTAAGTTCTCCATTTCGTGCAGAATTAGAGGACTACTATGGAAATCAATTATTTTCGTTAGCAGAATGTGACGTAAAAACATATTCAGATGAAGTTGTGAAAGACTTACAAATCGAAAATAAATTATCTTCGCAATATACACAGTTGTTAGCTAGTGCAAAAATTCCATTTCAAGGAGAAGAAAGAACGCTATCACAACTGATTCCTTTTATGCAAGGAAATGAAAGAGATACGCGGAAACAAGCAAGTGAAGTATACTATGGTTTCTTAGCAGAACATGAAGAAGCGCTAGATCGTATTTATGATGAACTTGTGAAAGTAAGAACGAAGATTGCCAAAGCGCTAGGCTTTAAAAACTTTGTCGAACTTGGATATGCGAGAATGTACCGTACAGATTATAATGCGGAAATGGTTGCAAGTTATCGGAAACAAGTATTAGATTATATCGTCCCAGTTGCAACGGAACTTCGAAATAGACAGAAAACAAGAATTGGTGTAGAGAAATTAGCATATTATGATGAAAACTTTGAATTTGCAACAGGCAATCCGACTCCGAAAGGGGATGCGAATTGGATTATCAATCATGGAAAGACGATGTATCAAGAGTTATCAAAAGAAACGGATGAATTTTTCCATTTCATGCTAGATAATGATTTGTTAGATTTAGTTGCGAAAAAAGGAAAAGCTGGCGGTGGGTATTGTACATATATTGAAAATTATAAGGCCCCGTTCATTTTCTCAAACTTTAATGGAACGTCTGGAGATATTGACGTATTAACACATGAAGCTGGTCATGCATTTCAAGTATATGAAAGCCGCAAATATGAAATTCCAGAATATAATTGGCCGACATATGAAGCATGTGAGATTCATTCCATGAGTATGGAATTTTTCACATGGCCATGGATGAAGTTATTCTTTGAAGAAGATACAGACAAATATTACTTCTCTCATTTAAGCTCAGCATTATTATTTTTACCATACGGTGTGTCTGTTGATGAATTCCAGCACTATGTATATGAAAACCCAGAAGCATCACCAGCAGAACGAAAGGCAGCATGGCGGAATATAGAAAAGAAATATTTACCTCATCGTGATTATGAAAATAATGATTATTTAGAGCGCGGTGGATTCTGGCAACGCCAAGGACATATTTATAATGCACCTTTTTATTATATTGACTACACATTGGCTCAAATTTGTGCGCTCCAATTTTGGAAACGCGCAAGGGAGAATAGACAAGAAGCATGGGCCGATTATGTGAATCTTTGCCAACAAGGTGGAAGTCAGTCATTTTTACAATTAGTAGAAACTGCAAATTTAACATCTCCGTTTGCAGAAGGGTGTGTACAAGGAGTTATTAAAGACATTCACGCGTGGTTACATGCAGTAGAGGACACAAAATTGTAA
- a CDS encoding DinB family protein — protein sequence MIQSNISLETLLQSLQATRHALLSEVETLNDTDVNIRPRRDKWSIIQIMHHLHLVEQSITSALVYALQKREGKFVPFKDLQLTLDRTYKREAPQQMQPTETLMKKQHGIQLLEHSRQELLHTLHSIIDEKELCQNSLKHSIFQELSLYQWIQFLDLHEQRHLTQLKEAKHAILQR from the coding sequence ATGATTCAATCGAATATAAGTTTGGAGACATTGCTGCAATCATTACAAGCAACAAGACATGCATTATTATCAGAAGTTGAAACGTTAAATGATACAGACGTAAACATAAGACCACGGCGTGATAAATGGAGTATCATTCAAATTATGCATCATTTACATTTAGTGGAACAGTCTATTACATCGGCGCTTGTATATGCACTGCAGAAAAGAGAAGGAAAATTCGTTCCATTTAAAGACCTCCAGTTAACACTTGATCGAACGTATAAACGCGAAGCTCCTCAACAAATGCAACCTACAGAGACACTTATGAAAAAACAACACGGAATTCAATTGCTAGAACACTCAAGGCAAGAGCTCCTTCATACGCTCCATAGTATTATAGATGAAAAAGAACTATGCCAAAATTCATTAAAACACTCGATTTTTCAAGAACTTAGTTTGTATCAATGGATTCAATTTCTTGATTTACATGAACAAAGACACCTTACCCAATTAAAAGAGGCAAAACATGCTATTTTACAAAGATAG
- a CDS encoding DUF6254 family protein — translation MSKKKKEKERAWKARKENQKPHGKVKAFAELVSETEKT, via the coding sequence ATGTCCAAAAAGAAGAAAGAAAAAGAGCGTGCTTGGAAAGCAAGGAAAGAAAATCAAAAGCCACATGGAAAAGTAAAAGCTTTTGCAGAACTTGTAAGTGAAACGGAAAAAACGTGA
- the queC gene encoding 7-cyano-7-deazaguanine synthase QueC yields MKKEKAVVVFSGGQDSTTCLFWAMQQFAEVEAVTFNYNQRHKLEIECAANIAKELGIKHTVLDMSLLNQLAPNALTRTDIDITHEEGELPSTFVEGRNLLFLSFAAVLAKQVGARHIVTGVCETDFSGYPDCRDAFVKSLNVTLNLSMDYPFVIHTPLMWIDKADTWKLSDELGAFDFVREKTLTCYNGIIGDGCGECPACQLRKAGLDTYLQEREGAKA; encoded by the coding sequence ATGAAAAAAGAGAAAGCAGTTGTTGTTTTTAGTGGTGGTCAAGATAGTACAACTTGTTTATTTTGGGCTATGCAACAGTTTGCAGAAGTAGAGGCTGTAACGTTCAACTATAATCAACGTCATAAATTAGAAATTGAATGTGCAGCAAATATTGCAAAGGAATTAGGAATTAAGCATACAGTACTAGATATGAGCCTTTTAAATCAACTTGCTCCCAATGCTTTAACAAGAACAGATATCGATATTACGCATGAAGAAGGTGAATTACCATCTACCTTTGTTGAGGGACGAAATTTACTGTTCTTATCATTTGCAGCTGTTTTAGCGAAACAAGTAGGAGCACGTCATATTGTAACTGGCGTGTGCGAAACAGATTTTAGTGGCTATCCTGATTGCCGTGATGCATTTGTAAAGTCATTAAATGTTACCTTAAATTTATCTATGGATTATCCGTTTGTCATTCATACTCCGCTTATGTGGATTGATAAGGCGGACACATGGAAGCTATCAGATGAATTAGGTGCATTTGATTTTGTGAGAGAAAAGACTTTAACGTGTTATAACGGAATCATTGGCGATGGATGCGGTGAATGTCCAGCATGTCAACTTCGCAAAGCAGGTTTAGATACGTACCTACAAGAACGTGAAGGAGCGAAGGCATAA
- the queD gene encoding 6-carboxytetrahydropterin synthase QueD: MEQSFFGFRVVENLQKIDKDIQRQQLKYHNKRVMVSKEFTFDAAHHLHCYDGKCKNLHGHTYKVVFGISGYVNEIGIAIDFGDIKEIWKNEIEIYLDHRYLNETLPAMNTTAENMVVWIYEKMAEALTKGGRAEEYKGARVEFVRLFETPTSYTEVRREWMLDE, encoded by the coding sequence ATGGAACAAAGTTTTTTTGGGTTTCGTGTTGTAGAAAACTTACAAAAAATAGATAAGGATATTCAGCGTCAGCAATTAAAATATCATAATAAACGCGTAATGGTCAGTAAGGAATTTACATTCGATGCAGCTCATCATTTGCACTGCTATGATGGGAAATGTAAAAACTTACATGGGCACACTTATAAAGTTGTCTTTGGAATTAGTGGATATGTAAATGAAATTGGTATTGCCATTGACTTTGGAGATATAAAAGAAATTTGGAAAAATGAAATTGAAATTTATTTAGATCATCGTTACTTAAACGAAACATTACCAGCGATGAATACGACTGCGGAAAATATGGTCGTTTGGATTTATGAGAAAATGGCAGAGGCATTAACAAAGGGAGGCCGAGCAGAAGAGTATAAAGGAGCTCGAGTTGAATTTGTTCGTCTGTTTGAAACGCCGACAAGTTATACAGAAGTAAGACGGGAGTGGATGCTCGATGAGTAA
- the queE gene encoding 7-carboxy-7-deazaguanine synthase QueE, with protein MSKIPVLEIFGPTIQGEGMVVGQKTMFIRTAGCDYSCAWCDSAFTWDGSAKDQIRQMTPEEIWKELIEIGGENFSHVTISGGNPVLLKHMKELLERLKENNIRTAIETQGSKWQEWLLDIDEITISPKPPSSKMKTNFTMLDLVVERLVDKNMSLKVVIFDDDDFEYAKNVHERYPHVPFFLQVGNDDTKTAEDAVLIPKLLQKYEWLIEKAVHSKEMNDVKVLPQLHALVWGNKRGV; from the coding sequence ATGAGTAAAATCCCCGTTTTAGAAATATTCGGTCCAACCATTCAAGGAGAAGGAATGGTTGTGGGGCAAAAAACGATGTTTATTCGTACAGCGGGATGTGATTATAGTTGCGCATGGTGTGATTCTGCTTTTACTTGGGATGGATCGGCGAAAGATCAGATTCGACAAATGACCCCAGAAGAAATTTGGAAGGAACTTATTGAGATTGGTGGAGAAAACTTTTCGCATGTAACAATTTCAGGTGGAAATCCAGTGTTACTGAAACATATGAAAGAACTTTTAGAGAGATTAAAAGAGAATAACATTCGGACCGCCATTGAAACGCAAGGGAGTAAATGGCAAGAATGGCTTTTGGACATAGATGAAATTACAATTTCACCGAAACCACCAAGTTCAAAAATGAAAACAAATTTTACGATGTTAGACTTAGTAGTAGAAAGATTAGTAGATAAAAATATGAGTTTAAAAGTAGTTATATTTGATGATGATGACTTTGAATATGCAAAGAACGTTCATGAACGTTATCCTCATGTACCTTTTTTCCTACAGGTTGGAAACGATGATACAAAAACAGCAGAGGACGCAGTGTTAATTCCTAAATTATTACAGAAATATGAATGGTTAATTGAAAAGGCAGTTCATAGTAAAGAAATGAATGATGTAAAAGTATTACCTCAGCTTCATGCCTTAGTATGGGGAAATAAGCGAGGCGTATAA
- the queF gene encoding preQ(1) synthase → MAGRLDEDLKDVTLLGNQNTKYLFEYSPEILETFDNNHPNRDYFVKFNCPEFTSLCPKTGQPDFATIYISYIPEKKMVESKSLKLYLFSFRNHGDFHEDCMNVIMNDLIELMDPRYIEVWGKFTPRGGISIDPYCNYGRPGTKYEKMAEYRMMNHDLYPETVDNR, encoded by the coding sequence ATGGCAGGAAGATTAGATGAAGATTTAAAAGATGTAACGTTGCTTGGAAATCAAAATACAAAATATTTATTTGAATATAGCCCGGAAATTTTAGAGACTTTTGATAATAATCATCCAAATCGTGATTATTTTGTGAAATTCAATTGCCCTGAATTTACAAGTCTATGTCCCAAAACAGGACAACCAGATTTTGCAACCATTTATATTAGTTACATTCCTGAGAAAAAAATGGTGGAAAGTAAATCGTTAAAGTTATACTTATTTAGTTTCCGTAACCATGGTGATTTTCATGAGGATTGTATGAATGTGATTATGAATGATTTAATAGAATTAATGGATCCGCGTTATATCGAAGTGTGGGGGAAATTTACGCCACGCGGTGGTATTTCAATCGATCCATATTGCAACTATGGGCGCCCAGGTACGAAGTATGAGAAAATGGCAGAGTATCGCATGATGAATCATGATTTATATCCGGAAACAGTAGATAACCGTTGA
- a CDS encoding YkvS family protein — MEIAKAGDIIEFKDGMHGRVQKVNKNSVIVDITIMENFRELDVEPLTVVNHKNYTVINQYA; from the coding sequence ATGGAAATCGCAAAGGCTGGAGATATTATCGAATTTAAAGACGGTATGCACGGACGTGTTCAAAAAGTAAATAAAAATTCCGTTATTGTTGATATAACAATTATGGAGAACTTTAGAGAATTAGATGTGGAACCTCTTACAGTTGTAAACCATAAAAATTATACTGTAATCAATCAATATGCATAA
- a CDS encoding histidine phosphatase family protein: MRISFIRHGRLNHCVNPMTVTEFHEWMQCYDIEEMRVEESIPRETIEAIESSKLVVTSNQKRAVQSAAELTNSLSFIQNKLFREVEVPSYFFAPKWIKCKPEIWTMVGRTLWIIGYSKGVESYREARERAKQAADTLIGYALVYNHIVLVGHSYFNTMIGTELRTRGWVGPPIFHRKPWGCTEYTFHEALNGTKLKTNLT; the protein is encoded by the coding sequence ATGCGAATTTCTTTTATTCGTCACGGTCGCTTGAATCATTGTGTAAATCCAATGACAGTTACTGAGTTTCATGAATGGATGCAATGCTATGATATAGAGGAGATGAGAGTAGAGGAAAGCATACCACGTGAAACGATTGAAGCGATTGAATCTTCCAAGTTAGTTGTGACAAGTAATCAAAAACGTGCTGTGCAATCAGCAGCAGAGTTAACAAATTCTTTATCTTTTATCCAAAATAAACTTTTTCGAGAAGTAGAGGTACCATCTTATTTTTTTGCTCCCAAATGGATAAAATGTAAACCAGAAATATGGACAATGGTAGGGCGTACATTATGGATTATAGGTTACTCTAAAGGGGTTGAATCTTATCGAGAGGCACGGGAGAGAGCAAAGCAAGCTGCTGATACACTTATTGGTTATGCCCTTGTCTATAACCATATTGTCCTTGTAGGACACAGTTATTTTAATACAATGATTGGTACGGAATTACGTACGAGAGGTTGGGTTGGGCCACCTATCTTTCATAGGAAACCGTGGGGATGTACAGAATATACATTTCACGAAGCTTTAAACGGAACGAAACTAAAAACGAATTTAACATAA
- a CDS encoding GNAT family N-acetyltransferase has protein sequence MIRKAKKTDARAIAPLLYNALHEIAEKLTGAKEKTEVLKGLENWFSKTGNRLSYENCFVEELDGKVVGIIVAYHGSHAKQLDAPIVKHLQKLHQDSTITLEKEAELDEYYIDTLSVSSKYSGRGIGSQLIKTVENDGLDKGYEKIALLVNLENIRAFSLYKKLGYEEDKTVMLVGEPYAHLVKPLLKKTFVS, from the coding sequence ATGATTCGGAAAGCAAAAAAAACAGATGCACGAGCAATCGCTCCGCTATTGTATAATGCTCTGCATGAAATTGCTGAGAAACTCACCGGTGCAAAAGAGAAAACAGAAGTATTAAAAGGCCTTGAAAATTGGTTTTCCAAAACAGGTAATCGGTTGAGCTATGAAAACTGTTTCGTTGAAGAATTAGATGGGAAAGTAGTTGGAATTATCGTTGCTTACCACGGAAGTCATGCAAAGCAGCTCGATGCTCCAATTGTAAAACACCTGCAAAAGCTACACCAAGATTCAACCATTACGTTAGAAAAAGAAGCAGAATTAGATGAGTATTATATCGATACATTATCTGTTTCAAGCAAATATAGCGGACGAGGAATTGGCTCCCAATTAATTAAAACGGTTGAAAATGACGGATTGGACAAAGGGTATGAAAAAATTGCGTTACTTGTAAATTTAGAAAACATAAGAGCTTTCTCTTTATATAAAAAGCTTGGCTACGAAGAAGACAAGACTGTCATGCTTGTAGGTGAGCCATATGCTCACTTAGTAAAACCGCTCTTAAAAAAGACTTTCGTTTCATAA
- the nrdI gene encoding class Ib ribonucleoside-diphosphate reductase assembly flavoprotein NrdI, with protein sequence MLIAYDSMTGNVKRFINKLNMLAVQISEDLVIDEEFVLITYTTGFGNVPERVLEFLERNNANLKGVSASGNRNWGDMFGASADKISMKYEVPIVSKFELSGTNKDVEYFKERVREIATH encoded by the coding sequence ATGTTAATTGCATATGATTCTATGACAGGGAACGTGAAGCGTTTCATCAACAAATTAAATATGCTGGCCGTTCAAATTAGTGAGGATTTAGTAATAGATGAAGAGTTTGTACTTATTACGTATACAACAGGTTTTGGAAATGTGCCAGAACGTGTTTTAGAATTTTTAGAACGCAATAATGCAAATTTAAAAGGCGTATCTGCAAGTGGCAATCGCAACTGGGGAGATATGTTTGGAGCGAGTGCAGATAAAATTTCAATGAAATACGAAGTACCTATTGTATCAAAATTTGAGTTATCTGGAACAAATAAGGATGTAGAATATTTTAAGGAAAGGGTGCGGGAGATTGCGACACATTGA
- a CDS encoding ribonucleoside-diphosphate reductase subunit alpha produces MRFKVWSNNMQRKGAGAVYLNIFHWDIIEFLDTKKINADEKSRIQSLSIGIIVPSKFFELAEKNEPFHVFAPYTVYKEYGKHLDDIDIDEMYDELMSNPNVKKKSLDLSARDMLIKIAMIQLESGYPYLMFKSNANQQHPLKNIGTVKMSNLCTEIFQLQETSEINDYGTDDIIRRDINCNLGSLNIVNVMENKEIREAVHAGMEALTAVSDMTVIPNAPTVKKANDELHSVGLGAMNLHGYLAKNKIAYESAEAKEFVRTFFMMLNYYSIEKSMGIAKEKGETFKDFDKSDYANGTYFEKYETTDYSPVTEKVQQLFEGIYIPTKEDWTSLKEEVQKYGLYNSYRLAIAPTQSISYVQNATSSVMPIVSQIESRTYANATTYYPMPYLSKDTFWYYKSAYDMNQFKLIDLIAEIQEHIDQGISTILYVNSDISTRELARYYIYAHKKGLKSLYYTRTRKLSVEECVACTV; encoded by the coding sequence ATACGTTTTAAGGTATGGAGTAACAATATGCAAAGAAAAGGTGCCGGTGCTGTATACTTAAACATTTTCCATTGGGATATTATTGAATTTCTCGATACAAAAAAAATAAATGCCGACGAGAAGAGCCGGATTCAGTCTCTATCAATCGGTATTATCGTTCCAAGTAAGTTCTTTGAGCTTGCTGAGAAAAATGAACCATTCCATGTTTTCGCACCATATACAGTATATAAAGAGTACGGAAAACATTTAGATGATATTGATATTGATGAAATGTATGATGAGTTAATGAGCAATCCAAATGTAAAGAAAAAGTCACTAGATTTAAGTGCGCGTGATATGCTCATTAAAATTGCAATGATTCAGCTTGAGTCTGGTTATCCATACTTAATGTTTAAATCAAATGCGAATCAGCAACATCCATTAAAGAATATTGGAACTGTGAAGATGTCGAACCTTTGTACAGAAATCTTTCAATTACAAGAAACATCCGAAATTAACGACTACGGTACAGATGACATAATCCGCCGTGATATTAACTGTAACTTAGGATCATTAAACATTGTAAACGTAATGGAGAATAAAGAAATTCGTGAAGCGGTACATGCAGGAATGGAAGCTTTAACAGCCGTTTCTGATATGACTGTTATTCCAAACGCACCAACTGTGAAGAAGGCAAATGATGAGCTTCATTCGGTTGGACTTGGTGCTATGAACTTACATGGATATTTAGCGAAAAATAAAATCGCTTATGAAAGTGCAGAAGCGAAAGAATTTGTTCGTACATTCTTTATGATGTTAAACTACTACTCGATTGAAAAGAGTATGGGTATTGCGAAAGAAAAGGGCGAAACATTTAAAGACTTTGATAAGTCGGATTATGCAAATGGCACGTACTTTGAAAAGTATGAAACAACAGACTATAGCCCTGTAACGGAGAAAGTACAACAGTTATTTGAAGGGATTTACATTCCAACAAAAGAAGATTGGACAAGTCTAAAAGAAGAGGTGCAGAAGTACGGTTTATATAACTCATATCGTTTAGCTATTGCGCCAACACAATCGATTAGTTATGTTCAAAATGCAACTTCAAGCGTAATGCCAATTGTAAGTCAAATTGAGTCAAGAACATATGCGAATGCGACAACATATTATCCAATGCCATATTTATCAAAAGATACGTTCTGGTATTATAAGTCTGCTTATGATATGAATCAGTTTAAACTGATTGATTTAATTGCAGAGATTCAAGAGCATATTGATCAAGGAATTAGTACGATTCTTTATGTAAATAGTGACATTTCTACACGAGAGTTAGCACGTTACTACATTTATGCACATAAAAAAGGCTTAAAGAGTCTGTATTATACAAGAACGCGTAAGTTAAGTGTGGAAGAATGTGTAGCTTGTACGGTTTGA
- the nrdF gene encoding class 1b ribonucleoside-diphosphate reductase subunit beta yields MRAVNWNKKEDDFSLMFWKQNIAQFWTEEEIAVSSDKNTWVQLSKEEQTTYKRVLGGLTLLDTKQGGEGMPLVLVHIENLQAKSVLAFMGAMEEVHAKSYSHIFTTLATEEEIDEIFDWVDQHPLLEKKAGIITGYYRKLLKPQVTKKELYMAMVASVFLESYLFYSGFFYPLYLAGQGKLTASGEIINLIIRDESIHGVFVGLLAQQIFAELSAEEQEDVQKETQDLLMELYEIETAYTEEIYASIGLVGEVNRFVRYNANKGLMNLGLEPRFEEEEINPIVLNGLRTDTKNHDFFSVKGNGYVKATNVEKLSDDDFVFDF; encoded by the coding sequence ATGCGTGCGGTAAACTGGAATAAAAAAGAAGACGATTTTAGTTTAATGTTTTGGAAGCAAAACATCGCTCAGTTTTGGACAGAAGAAGAAATCGCAGTATCTTCTGACAAAAATACTTGGGTGCAATTATCAAAAGAAGAACAAACGACGTATAAGCGTGTATTAGGTGGCTTAACACTTTTAGATACAAAACAAGGTGGCGAAGGGATGCCACTTGTGCTTGTACATATCGAGAATTTACAAGCGAAAAGTGTGTTAGCTTTCATGGGCGCTATGGAAGAAGTGCATGCAAAGAGTTACAGTCATATCTTTACGACACTTGCAACAGAAGAAGAAATTGATGAGATTTTCGATTGGGTGGATCAGCATCCATTACTTGAGAAAAAAGCTGGTATTATTACAGGATACTATCGCAAGTTATTAAAGCCACAAGTAACGAAAAAAGAGTTATACATGGCAATGGTAGCGAGTGTATTCTTAGAAAGTTATTTATTCTATAGTGGTTTCTTCTATCCTCTATATTTAGCAGGACAAGGGAAATTAACTGCAAGTGGTGAAATTATTAATCTAATCATTCGTGATGAAAGTATTCACGGCGTATTCGTTGGTCTTTTAGCACAGCAAATCTTCGCTGAACTGTCTGCAGAAGAACAAGAAGACGTGCAAAAGGAAACACAAGATTTATTGATGGAACTGTATGAAATTGAAACGGCATATACAGAAGAAATTTATGCGTCTATTGGTCTTGTCGGAGAAGTAAATCGTTTTGTTCGTTACAATGCGAATAAAGGGCTTATGAACTTAGGATTAGAACCACGCTTTGAAGAAGAAGAAATTAACCCAATTGTTTTAAATGGTTTACGTACGGATACGAAAAACCATGATTTCTTCTCTGTAAAAGGGAATGGCTATGTAAAAGCAACGAATGTTGAAAAATTATCGGATGATGATTTTGTATTTGATTTTTAA
- a CDS encoding GntR family transcriptional regulator, whose translation MKIEFSPNIPIYIQVMEYIKKEIATGHLSLGDKIPSVRELASELQVNPNTIQRTFQELEREGIVITRRGMGRYVTSEGEKIMELRKEMAKELLDSFINGMDHLGFSGDEILSILRSSLEDKKGDKG comes from the coding sequence ATGAAAATTGAGTTTTCTCCAAATATACCAATTTATATTCAAGTGATGGAATACATAAAAAAAGAGATTGCAACCGGTCATTTATCACTTGGTGATAAAATTCCCTCTGTTCGTGAATTGGCAAGTGAGTTACAGGTAAATCCAAACACAATTCAGCGAACCTTCCAGGAGTTAGAGCGGGAGGGTATCGTCATAACTCGTAGAGGGATGGGACGATATGTAACGAGCGAAGGAGAGAAAATTATGGAATTGCGTAAAGAGATGGCCAAAGAACTGCTGGATTCTTTTATCAATGGAATGGATCATTTAGGGTTTTCTGGAGATGAAATTCTCTCTATCCTTCGTTCTTCATTAGAAGACAAAAAGGGGGATAAAGGATGA